A single Chanos chanos chromosome 8, fChaCha1.1, whole genome shotgun sequence DNA region contains:
- the si:dkey-11p23.7 gene encoding sialic acid-binding Ig-like lectin 15, which translates to MDTHLLSAALSLLLLLNTAATHDEDGWSIKGPSEVQAVEGYPVVLPCSYTHPHHTKHPSVRIVWQVGHGQTATVLFQCTTLNDSNQCQTRKDQDQRYRLEGNHREHDLSLRIKSPALQDSGRYYCRIEVLGHHHVSIENKMGIWLRVEAAPRILSLRVESSEESGYIALCQVRGSPLPNIQWMGPEDVLEGDPASPLSQEGKGQHHTTSRLLGVQPEGYYTCAAFNSLGKDQATLYILKPDQQKRENFPSTLILLLSLSLGIKVLLSLGIGAWVAQGSLMSWVSCLKN; encoded by the exons ATGGACACACATCTCCTCAGTGCTGCCCTGAGCCTGCTGCTTCTGCTCAATACTGCAG CAACCCATGATGAAGATGGCTGGTCCATAAAGGGGCCTTCAGAAGTGCAGGCTGTTGAAGGTTACCCGGTGGTACTTCCCTGCTCCtacacccacccccaccacacaaAGCACCCTTCCGTCCGCATAGTGTGGCAGGTTGGACATGGACAAACGGCCACCGTGCTCTTCCAGTGCACCACCCTGAACGACAGTAACCAGTGCCAGACCCGGAAAGACCAAGACCAGCGTTACCGTCTGGAGGGAAACCACCGCGAGCATGACCTCTCGCTCAGAATCAAGAGCCCTGCTCTCCAGGACAGCGGACGCTACTACTGCCGGATAGAAGTGCTTGGACATCATCACGTCAGCATCGAGAACAAAATGGGCATCTGGCTCAGAGTGGAAG CCGCGCCACGAATCCTGAGCCTTAGAGTGGAAAGCAGTGAGGAATCGGGATATATAGCTCTGTGCCAAGTTCGTGGCTCCCCTTTACCCAACATCCAGTGGATGGGACCAGAGGATGTTCTAGAAGGTGATCCAgcatctcctctctcacaggAAGGTAAAGGacagcaccacaccaccagTCGGCTACTGGGTGTCCAGCCTGAGGGGTACTACACGTGTGCGGCTTTTAACTCCCTGGGCAAGGATCAGGCCACGCTCTATATTTTGAAACCTGAtcaacagaagagagagaacttcCCCTCCACCCTAATATTGCTGCTCTCTTTGTCACTGGGGATCAAAGTGCTTCTGTCCTTAGGAATCGGAGCTTGGGTGGCTCAGGGAAGCTTGATGTCGTGGGTCAGCTGCCTGAAAAACTGA